A genomic window from Deinococcus detaillensis includes:
- a CDS encoding DUF808 domain-containing protein has translation MSGGLVALLDDVAALAKLAAASIDDIGAAASKAGVKAVGVVIDDTAVTPRYVTGFTPERELPIIWRIAKGSLKNKIVFILPAALLLSQFLPWALNPLLMVGGAYLCFEGAEKLYEAVWGHHDTQGEAVIKLSSDAHEQQMVSGAIRTDFILSAEIMAISLGEVADQPIFARAIILVAVALMITALVYGVVGLIVKADDLGVRLAATGSKTAQAAGRGLVKGMPVVMSALSVIGTAAMLWVGGHILTDGLNKFGLSWPAHTLHDLALGAGQAVPFAKGIVEWLVETLGSAVVGVLVGGLIVAALHLRPKKAAAH, from the coding sequence ATGAGCGGCGGTTTGGTGGCACTGCTCGACGACGTGGCCGCCCTCGCCAAGCTGGCCGCCGCCTCCATAGATGACATCGGCGCGGCGGCCAGCAAGGCGGGCGTCAAAGCCGTCGGTGTGGTGATCGACGACACGGCGGTCACGCCCCGCTACGTCACTGGCTTCACGCCGGAGCGCGAGTTGCCGATCATCTGGCGCATCGCCAAGGGGTCGCTGAAAAACAAGATCGTGTTCATCCTGCCCGCCGCGCTGCTGCTCAGCCAGTTTTTGCCGTGGGCGCTCAATCCGCTGCTGATGGTGGGCGGAGCGTACCTGTGCTTCGAGGGGGCCGAGAAGCTGTATGAAGCTGTGTGGGGCCACCACGATACACAGGGAGAAGCTGTCATCAAGCTGAGCAGCGACGCCCACGAGCAGCAGATGGTCTCGGGCGCGATTCGCACCGACTTCATTTTGTCGGCAGAAATCATGGCGATTTCGCTGGGCGAGGTGGCGGATCAACCGATTTTTGCCCGCGCCATCATCCTGGTGGCGGTGGCGCTGATGATCACGGCGTTGGTCTACGGCGTGGTGGGACTGATCGTCAAGGCCGACGATCTGGGTGTTCGCTTGGCCGCCACCGGTTCCAAGACCGCTCAGGCTGCGGGGCGCGGGCTGGTCAAAGGCATGCCGGTGGTCATGTCGGCCCTCTCGGTGATCGGTACGGCGGCGATGCTGTGGGTCGGCGGCCACATCCTCACCGACGGACTCAACAAGTTCGGGCTGAGCTGGCCTGCCCACACCCTGCACGATCTGGCGTTGGGAGCTGGGCAGGCCGTTCCCTTCGCAAAGGGAATTGTAGAGTGGCTGGTCGAAACGCTGGGGTCTGCGGTGGTGGGCGTGCTGGTGGGCGGCCTCATCGTGGCGGCGCTGCATCTGCGCCCGAAGAAGGCCGCAGCGCACTGA
- a CDS encoding NAD(P)-dependent oxidoreductase: MNITIFGGTGRTGSEILRRALQDGHEVRALVRSPEKSAAQAGLTLIQGDVRDAEAVRQIIAGADAVVSALGTDSATTLTEATAAIIQGMKEHGVARIVTIGTAGILESRTEPGKLRYQTSDSRRKQTFAAEEHQKAYEMLRDSPLDWTVICPTYLPDGEAVGGYRTQRDYLPVDGQQISTGDTAAYAYAELLAKKHIGYRVGISY; encoded by the coding sequence GTGAACATAACGATTTTTGGCGGGACGGGGCGCACAGGCAGCGAGATTCTTCGCCGCGCCTTGCAAGACGGCCATGAAGTCAGGGCGCTGGTCAGGTCGCCCGAAAAGAGTGCGGCGCAAGCAGGCCTGACACTGATTCAGGGCGATGTGCGAGACGCGGAAGCGGTCAGGCAGATCATCGCCGGAGCGGACGCCGTCGTGAGTGCCCTCGGAACAGATTCGGCGACCACGCTGACTGAGGCGACGGCGGCCATCATTCAAGGCATGAAAGAGCACGGCGTAGCGAGAATCGTCACCATCGGAACGGCGGGCATCTTGGAGAGCCGAACCGAGCCGGGCAAGCTGCGCTATCAGACCAGCGACTCGCGCCGTAAGCAGACCTTCGCCGCAGAGGAGCACCAAAAAGCGTATGAGATGCTGCGTGATTCTCCGCTCGACTGGACGGTCATCTGCCCGACCTATTTGCCGGATGGAGAAGCGGTCGGCGGCTACCGGACGCAGCGCGATTACCTTCCGGTGGACGGCCAGCAGATCTCCACCGGCGACACGGCGGCTTACGCCTACGCCGAACTGCTGGCAAAAAAGCACATCGGTTACCGGGTGGGCATCTCTTACTGA
- a CDS encoding sensor histidine kinase KdpD encodes MPDAESPSERSPQRLTLPGQSGGSAGPVRGVHKVFIGMAAGVGKTYRALSELRERVAKGEDALIGIVETHGRPETIRAAEGLPLFPRRVILYGGTELTELDVPGLLARRPEVVLVDELAHTNAPGSERQKRWQDVEVLLAAGITVLSTVNVQHLESLNDTVARLTGVRVRERIPDAVLSEATELVLVDLTPHDLRARMKAGHVYGPEKVDQALGNFFTSPNLMALREIALRQVASVVEQAAPTGSPGVHEIVVVAIAAEESAGRLIRRGGQLAARLHGALHVVTIRGPRVTSDQSRLLDAYRTLTVALGGQFEVLDGESGVAAALIGYVGRSRATQVVMGETSRSRWAELWRGDLIKQVLRSTRDVDVHIISRD; translated from the coding sequence ATGCCGGACGCCGAGTCCCCTTCTGAGCGCTCCCCGCAGCGGCTGACCCTCCCCGGTCAGTCGGGCGGGTCCGCTGGTCCTGTGCGCGGCGTCCACAAAGTCTTTATCGGCATGGCGGCGGGCGTCGGCAAGACCTACCGGGCCCTCAGCGAACTGCGCGAGCGGGTGGCAAAAGGCGAGGACGCCCTGATCGGTATCGTGGAAACCCACGGACGCCCCGAGACTATCCGCGCCGCTGAGGGGCTGCCGCTGTTTCCCCGCCGGGTGATCCTGTACGGCGGCACCGAACTGACCGAGCTGGACGTGCCGGGTCTGTTGGCCCGCCGCCCCGAAGTGGTGCTGGTCGATGAGCTGGCCCACACCAACGCCCCCGGCAGCGAGCGCCAAAAACGCTGGCAAGACGTCGAAGTGCTGCTGGCGGCGGGCATCACCGTGCTGTCTACCGTAAATGTGCAGCATCTGGAATCGCTCAACGACACCGTGGCCCGGCTGACCGGCGTGCGGGTGCGCGAGCGGATTCCCGACGCCGTGCTGAGTGAGGCCACCGAACTGGTGCTGGTCGATTTGACGCCGCACGACCTCCGCGCCCGGATGAAGGCCGGTCACGTCTACGGCCCCGAAAAAGTGGATCAAGCGCTGGGCAATTTCTTTACCTCACCCAACTTGATGGCGCTGCGCGAAATCGCTCTGCGGCAAGTGGCGAGCGTGGTGGAGCAGGCCGCGCCGACCGGCAGCCCCGGCGTTCATGAAATCGTCGTCGTCGCCATTGCCGCCGAGGAAAGTGCTGGGCGCTTGATCCGGCGGGGCGGTCAACTGGCTGCCCGGCTACACGGTGCGCTGCATGTGGTCACCATTCGCGGCCCGCGCGTCACGTCCGATCAGTCGCGCCTGCTCGATGCCTACCGCACCCTGACCGTGGCGCTGGGCGGCCAGTTTGAAGTGCTGGACGGCGAAAGCGGGGTGGCCGCCGCATTGATCGGCTATGTCGGGCGCTCGCGGGCCACCCAAGTGGTCATGGGCGAAACCAGCCGCTCACGCTGGGCCGAACTCTGGCGCGGCGATTTGATCAAACAAGTTCTGCGAAGCACGCGGGACGTGGACGTGCACATCATCAGCCGGGACTGA
- a CDS encoding sensor histidine kinase, which yields MRETLRLLFAPPKLPLQSATLWAVCLTLLGVVLLIDLLTPASLVVGTLLTVPVALAALGSSRRPVLILTLLGVLGSLVAALFNARADGFSSADLSNRIVSLLAILLVGGLTLRSREASERAVQIAEDERQLQRERLLRRLAEDMGGPLGQAEFVERAATALQRLTGASSVEVGAVEKAILRRPHALAFAPGVEADDHRSHLNSRLPLEYLAQPVGAGDVWAADGGALLLARLRRTEGGDLLLIVYRPQIPLALTAEAVSALQPLLERTALLDDLRVQRQQVSERGELLRDLVYAFSHDLRTPLLANAVNMKAALRGAYGPLPETYLGTLENGLESNATLLALAEKLLLVTKYESGEADDLMEEVNLRALVKSVLEDLRPRIEERRLIVERDLEAVRLWGRPHDLRRAVQNLLDNAVKFSPLASTLRVSLGEEDSEAILSVQDEGPGVSASRQPQLFQRFRGGGAGSGTGLGLYLTRRIAEAHGGHVRYTRTSKNRSLFTLTLPVTGEPAPEELGSGGKAHV from the coding sequence ATGAGGGAAACCCTGCGTCTTCTGTTCGCGCCGCCCAAACTGCCGCTGCAAAGCGCGACGCTGTGGGCGGTGTGCCTCACGCTGCTGGGCGTGGTGCTGCTGATCGATTTGCTGACGCCCGCTTCGCTGGTGGTGGGCACCTTGCTCACGGTGCCGGTGGCGCTGGCCGCGCTGGGCAGTTCGCGCCGCCCGGTGCTGATCTTGACGCTGCTGGGAGTGCTGGGTTCACTGGTGGCCGCTTTGTTCAACGCGCGGGCCGACGGCTTCAGTAGCGCCGACCTGTCGAACCGGATCGTCAGCTTGCTGGCCATTTTGCTGGTGGGCGGGCTGACCCTGCGCTCCCGCGAGGCTTCCGAACGGGCCGTGCAAATCGCCGAGGACGAGCGCCAGTTGCAGCGCGAGCGCCTGCTGCGCCGCCTCGCTGAAGACATGGGCGGCCCGCTGGGTCAGGCCGAGTTCGTGGAGCGGGCCGCCACTGCCCTCCAGCGCCTGACCGGGGCCAGCAGCGTCGAGGTGGGCGCGGTCGAAAAGGCCATCTTGCGCCGTCCCCACGCGCTGGCTTTTGCGCCAGGAGTTGAAGCGGATGATCACCGCTCCCACCTGAATAGCCGCTTGCCGCTGGAGTATCTGGCCCAGCCGGTGGGCGCGGGCGACGTGTGGGCGGCAGACGGCGGAGCGCTTTTGCTGGCCAGGCTGCGCCGAACCGAGGGCGGCGATTTGCTGCTGATCGTTTACCGGCCTCAGATTCCGCTGGCCCTGACGGCTGAAGCGGTTTCGGCGCTGCAACCGCTGCTGGAGCGCACCGCCCTGTTAGACGATTTACGCGTTCAGCGCCAGCAAGTCAGCGAACGCGGCGAACTGCTGCGCGATCTGGTCTACGCCTTTTCGCATGATCTGCGGACTCCACTGCTCGCTAATGCGGTGAACATGAAAGCTGCCCTGCGCGGCGCGTACGGCCCGCTTCCCGAAACATATCTGGGCACGCTGGAAAACGGCCTGGAGTCCAACGCCACGCTGCTGGCCCTCGCCGAGAAGCTCCTCTTAGTCACCAAGTACGAGAGCGGCGAGGCCGACGACCTGATGGAGGAAGTCAACTTGCGGGCGCTGGTGAAAAGTGTGCTCGAAGACCTGCGCCCCCGCATCGAGGAGCGCCGCTTGATCGTGGAGCGCGATCTGGAAGCGGTGCGGCTGTGGGGCCGCCCGCACGATCTGCGCCGCGCCGTTCAGAATCTGCTGGACAACGCGGTCAAGTTCAGCCCGCTCGCCAGCACCCTGCGCGTTTCTCTAGGTGAGGAAGACAGCGAGGCAATTTTGAGCGTGCAAGACGAGGGGCCGGGCGTGTCAGCGTCCCGTCAGCCGCAACTGTTTCAGCGCTTCCGGGGCGGCGGCGCGGGCAGCGGCACCGGGCTGGGCCTTTACCTGACCCGCCGCATCGCCGAGGCCCACGGCGGCCATGTCCGTTACACCCGCACCAGCAAAAACCGCAGCCTCTTTACCCTGACGCTGCCCGTCACCGGGGAGCCTGCTCCTGAAGAGCTTGGTTCTGGAGGGAAGGCCCATGTCTGA
- a CDS encoding response regulator transcription factor: protein MSEEAIRILLVEDHAFTRDGLRATLNLEADLHVVAEARSGEEALERLASVEVDVAVVDIGLPGIDGIQTAAEIRRGWPEVRIVMLTAHDLRQEVFAALASGAAAYCLKSAKPELLLLAVRAAAAGSAYLDPQVAHHVLGGVRAPGSAPLLTPRELEVLRLIADGLSNKDIAAQLGVSVSTVKLYVQELLVKLQAADRTQAAVKALRQGWL from the coding sequence ATGTCTGAAGAAGCGATCCGGATTTTATTGGTAGAAGACCACGCCTTTACCCGCGACGGCCTGCGGGCCACCCTTAATTTGGAAGCCGACTTGCACGTCGTCGCCGAGGCCCGTAGCGGCGAAGAAGCCTTGGAGCGCTTAGCCAGCGTGGAAGTGGACGTGGCGGTGGTAGACATCGGCTTGCCCGGCATAGACGGTATTCAGACGGCCGCCGAGATCCGGCGCGGCTGGCCGGAGGTGCGGATCGTGATGCTGACCGCCCACGACCTGCGCCAAGAAGTCTTCGCGGCGCTGGCGTCCGGGGCGGCGGCTTACTGCCTCAAGAGCGCCAAACCCGAACTGCTGCTGCTGGCGGTGCGGGCGGCGGCGGCGGGCAGCGCCTACCTCGATCCGCAGGTGGCCCACCACGTGCTGGGCGGCGTGCGTGCGCCGGGTTCGGCTCCACTGCTGACCCCCCGCGAGCTGGAAGTGCTGCGCCTGATCGCCGACGGCCTGTCCAACAAAGACATTGCGGCGCAGCTGGGGGTCAGCGTCAGCACCGTCAAGCTGTACGTGCAGGAATTGTTGGTCAAATTGCAGGCTGCCGACCGGACTCAGGCGGCGGTCAAGGCGCTGCGGCAGGGCTGGCTCTAG
- a CDS encoding TrkH family potassium uptake protein, which produces MKLRFRPLMIVQRPVQLLVVGVVGLILIGTLGLLSPLAHTNALSWVDALLLATSAVCTTGLSSVNVAEVLTPAGQVWLALLIEVGALALLVLAFGFVELGRKNLMGRAQALEELGVRAGQDFRGLLHRVLTLTLGIQLVGAALLLPDMIRLEGAVKGARYALLHAVMAFGNAGFGMWPDGVARLLPSSLLTLMALVVLGGIGFVTLDELERNMQVRFRRGRRPPRLSTQTRIGLQVTGTLLLAGAALFAALEWNRAATLGPLAVPAKLLNAAFQTTVARSAGFATLDYGHFAAPTLLLIMGLMFIGGNPGSTAGGIKTTTAAVLLAATRAVLRREQDVHLAGRRMPTSTLMRALTVVTLAVLAIGLGTFALMLSDARQRPLALAFEAVSAFTTSGLSVNLTPHLSGSGKLVLVALMFLGRVGFLSLLLAFRPAPSPEMRLLRERDFTVG; this is translated from the coding sequence GTGAAGCTGCGCTTTCGCCCACTGATGATCGTCCAGCGTCCGGTTCAGCTGCTGGTGGTGGGCGTGGTGGGGCTGATCCTTATCGGCACGCTGGGCCTGCTTTCCCCGCTTGCCCATACGAACGCGCTGAGTTGGGTAGACGCCCTGCTGCTGGCGACCAGCGCCGTTTGCACCACCGGTCTGAGCAGCGTGAACGTCGCCGAGGTGCTGACGCCCGCCGGTCAAGTGTGGTTGGCCCTGCTGATCGAAGTGGGCGCACTGGCCCTGCTGGTGCTGGCCTTCGGGTTCGTGGAACTGGGCAGAAAGAATTTGATGGGCCGCGCTCAGGCTTTGGAAGAACTGGGCGTCCGCGCGGGTCAAGATTTCCGGGGCCTGCTGCACCGGGTACTGACGCTGACGCTGGGCATTCAACTGGTCGGCGCGGCCCTGCTGCTCCCCGACATGATCCGGCTGGAAGGAGCCGTCAAAGGAGCGCGCTACGCCCTGCTCCACGCCGTCATGGCTTTCGGGAACGCGGGCTTCGGGATGTGGCCGGACGGTGTCGCCCGCCTGCTGCCCAGTTCACTGCTGACGCTGATGGCCTTGGTGGTGCTGGGCGGCATCGGCTTCGTGACGCTCGACGAACTGGAGCGCAATATGCAGGTGCGCTTCCGGCGTGGCCGCCGCCCACCCCGCTTGTCTACCCAGACGCGCATAGGCTTACAGGTCACGGGCACGCTGCTGCTGGCCGGAGCAGCGCTGTTTGCGGCGCTGGAATGGAACCGCGCCGCGACGCTGGGGCCGCTGGCTGTTCCGGCCAAACTGCTGAACGCCGCTTTTCAGACGACTGTGGCCCGCTCGGCAGGCTTTGCCACGCTCGACTACGGCCACTTCGCCGCGCCGACGCTGCTGCTGATCATGGGCCTGATGTTTATCGGGGGAAACCCCGGCTCAACGGCGGGCGGCATCAAAACCACCACCGCCGCCGTGCTGCTCGCCGCGACCCGAGCGGTGCTGCGCCGCGAACAAGACGTTCACTTGGCGGGGCGGCGTATGCCCACGTCCACGCTGATGCGGGCGCTGACGGTGGTCACGCTGGCGGTGCTGGCCATAGGTCTGGGCACCTTCGCCCTGATGCTCAGTGACGCGCGGCAGCGGCCCTTGGCGCTGGCGTTTGAAGCGGTCAGCGCCTTTACCACCTCGGGTCTGAGCGTCAACCTCACCCCGCACCTCTCAGGCAGCGGCAAGCTGGTGCTGGTCGCCCTGATGTTTTTGGGCCGGGTGGGCTTTTTGAGTTTGCTGCTGGCCTTCCGCCCCGCCCCGTCGCCAGAAATGCGCCTGCTCAGGGAACGTGATTTCACGGTGGGCTAA
- a CDS encoding NUDIX domain-containing protein, whose protein sequence is MNSPSSAAPPSRPLVCVGALVRGPAGYLIVQTTKWRGSWGVPGGKVEYGETLSAAIEREFVEETGLKITGIRSAQTQEAVRSAEFHKDSHMLLFDFFAHTEGESVAPNEEIVQWAWVSLEEALSYPLNSFTRTLVELAIKEGA, encoded by the coding sequence ATGAATAGCCCTTCTTCTGCTGCCCCCCCATCAAGGCCGCTGGTGTGCGTCGGCGCGTTGGTGCGCGGCCCCGCTGGCTACCTCATCGTCCAGACTACCAAATGGCGCGGCAGTTGGGGCGTGCCCGGCGGCAAAGTCGAGTACGGCGAAACGCTGAGTGCTGCCATTGAGCGCGAATTTGTGGAAGAAACCGGCCTGAAGATCACCGGCATCCGCTCCGCCCAGACTCAAGAAGCGGTGCGCTCAGCCGAATTCCACAAAGATTCACACATGCTGTTGTTCGATTTTTTTGCCCACACGGAGGGCGAAAGCGTCGCGCCCAATGAGGAGATCGTCCAGTGGGCCTGGGTCAGTTTGGAAGAAGCGCTGAGCTACCCGCTCAACAGCTTTACCCGCACCCTAGTCGAGCTGGCCATCAAGGAAGGCGCATGA
- a CDS encoding SDR family oxidoreductase: MKPYTALVTGGARGIGRGVALALAGAGYHVAVQYRSSAEDAAETAQLCRELGVEADTFQAELTDPDQAAAVVEWAHRRFETPLIQSPLGVLVNVVGNYVHRRWDQTTPDEWNDMLGSNLSATFYTCRVAVPLMRGNHPDASSFGRVVNFGYAGAQNLLARPGVVPYAAAKAGVIALTKAIARTEAQYGISANVVSPGVIETSVSQPLTEIPAGRLGTVDEVARAVMTFVEGSAYLTGQVLEVSGGWNL, encoded by the coding sequence ATGAAGCCGTATACCGCCCTCGTCACCGGCGGAGCACGGGGCATCGGGCGCGGGGTGGCGCTGGCGCTGGCGGGCGCGGGCTACCACGTGGCTGTGCAGTACCGATCCAGCGCCGAGGACGCCGCCGAAACGGCCCAGTTGTGCCGTGAGCTGGGCGTAGAGGCCGACACCTTCCAGGCCGAGTTGACCGACCCTGATCAAGCCGCCGCTGTGGTGGAGTGGGCGCACCGCCGCTTTGAAACGCCGCTGATTCAATCGCCGCTGGGCGTGCTGGTGAACGTGGTGGGCAACTACGTCCACCGCCGCTGGGATCAGACCACCCCCGACGAGTGGAATGACATGCTGGGCAGCAACCTCAGCGCCACCTTCTACACCTGCCGGGTGGCCGTGCCGCTGATGAGAGGCAATCACCCGGACGCAAGCAGCTTCGGGCGGGTCGTCAACTTCGGTTATGCGGGCGCACAGAACTTGCTGGCCCGGCCCGGCGTGGTGCCTTACGCGGCGGCCAAAGCGGGCGTCATTGCGCTGACCAAAGCCATTGCCCGCACTGAGGCCCAGTACGGCATCAGCGCCAACGTGGTGTCGCCGGGCGTCATCGAAACCTCAGTCAGCCAGCCGCTCACCGAGATTCCGGCGGGGCGGCTCGGCACAGTGGACGAAGTGGCGCGGGCCGTGATGACCTTCGTGGAAGGCAGCGCTTACCTCACCGGCCAGGTGCTGGAAGTCTCGGGCGGCTGGAACCTCTAG
- the dprA gene encoding DNA-processing protein DprA: MDAASDLNLPEDTDAELLALLTLRFTPALGPRRIENLRRHFGSAQAVLGASLTQLREVPGLDTKSLSAVGAAGVGVRAQQELSRAREAGVQVLGRGLEGYPAALEALQDPPAALWVRGADLPQEVVPRAVGIVGTRAASDHALKLTRQLSGDLARAGVNVVSGLARGIDSAAHQAALDAGGVSTALLGCGVDVIYPAENARLAARLTLVSEYPMGTRPATHHFPQRNRLIAALSAGSVVIEGDLKSGAMITATHALECGRSVFAVPGRAGDPLAAGPHRLLREGAVLTENVSDVLHELGWGEAPAPVHLDLSPEQALVYAALPETGAVLLDDVVSRSGLNISEAQLALTMLGLCGLVDERGGRYLRR, encoded by the coding sequence ATGGACGCTGCCTCCGACCTGAACCTTCCCGAAGACACAGACGCCGAGTTACTGGCGCTGCTGACCCTGCGCTTCACGCCCGCTTTGGGGCCGCGCCGCATTGAGAACCTGCGGCGGCATTTCGGCTCGGCGCAGGCGGTGCTGGGCGCTTCTCTGACCCAGTTGCGCGAAGTGCCGGGCCTTGATACCAAATCGCTGAGCGCTGTCGGCGCGGCGGGGGTGGGCGTCCGGGCGCAGCAAGAACTCAGCCGCGCCCGCGAGGCCGGGGTGCAGGTGCTGGGGCGCGGGCTGGAAGGCTATCCCGCCGCGCTCGAAGCCCTGCAAGACCCGCCCGCTGCGCTGTGGGTGCGCGGCGCTGATTTGCCGCAGGAGGTGGTGCCGCGTGCGGTGGGCATCGTCGGTACCCGCGCCGCCAGCGACCACGCCCTCAAACTCACCCGCCAGTTGTCGGGCGATTTGGCCCGCGCCGGAGTCAACGTGGTCAGCGGCCTGGCACGCGGCATCGACAGCGCCGCCCACCAAGCTGCTTTGGATGCGGGTGGGGTCAGCACGGCGCTCTTGGGCTGCGGAGTAGATGTGATTTACCCCGCTGAAAATGCCCGCCTCGCCGCCCGCTTGACTTTGGTCAGCGAGTACCCGATGGGCACGCGGCCCGCCACCCACCATTTTCCACAGCGAAACCGCTTGATCGCCGCTCTGAGCGCCGGTTCGGTGGTCATCGAGGGTGATTTGAAAAGCGGCGCGATGATTACCGCCACGCACGCACTCGAATGCGGGCGCAGCGTCTTCGCGGTGCCGGGCCGGGCGGGTGATCCCTTAGCGGCTGGCCCCCACCGCTTGCTGCGCGAGGGCGCGGTGCTGACCGAAAACGTGAGCGACGTGCTGCACGAACTCGGCTGGGGTGAAGCGCCTGCGCCCGTCCACCTAGACCTGAGCCCCGAGCAGGCGCTGGTGTACGCCGCCCTGCCCGAAACCGGCGCGGTTTTGCTAGACGACGTGGTGTCGCGCAGCGGGCTGAACATCAGCGAGGCGCAACTGGCCCTGACCATGCTGGGGTTGTGCGGCCTCGTGGACGAACGGGGCGGGCGGTATCTGCGGCGCTGA